One window from the genome of Gimesia aquarii encodes:
- a CDS encoding thioredoxin domain-containing protein: protein MKTYLVLISLIIVIAVTFLCSTSDAQQNKSDQFEMPIVRSSPAGKASQAKKLPTLYILTSSGCAPCERFKNEILGRSERARWLLNNHKILYVNVSGFPSVMSTNGSQFTWPAGCWNRDASPLKALTDKLGFKEKKTVGIKDLEKMNADLILSDFSGISQEVQCIPPNGHLITEPIHVQGDFLEDENAALQVDRNSEKIERTAVVDLPRIIEGSPEFDREWSFVIDNETWLFNGVGGKEANVQTVLLKIPEHEQFTGANF, encoded by the coding sequence ATGAAAACCTATCTCGTTTTAATTTCACTGATCATCGTAATCGCGGTGACTTTCCTTTGCAGTACTTCAGACGCCCAGCAAAACAAGTCGGATCAGTTCGAAATGCCGATCGTGCGCTCTTCACCAGCTGGTAAAGCTTCCCAGGCGAAGAAACTGCCGACTCTCTACATTTTGACGTCAAGTGGTTGTGCTCCCTGTGAGCGATTTAAAAATGAGATCCTTGGTCGGAGCGAGCGTGCCAGGTGGTTGCTCAATAATCACAAAATCCTCTATGTGAATGTTTCCGGGTTTCCGTCTGTCATGTCCACGAATGGCAGTCAGTTTACCTGGCCGGCCGGATGTTGGAATCGAGACGCATCCCCACTCAAAGCACTCACCGACAAACTCGGTTTTAAGGAGAAGAAAACAGTGGGAATCAAAGATCTCGAAAAAATGAACGCCGATTTGATTCTCTCGGATTTTTCCGGGATCTCACAGGAGGTGCAGTGCATCCCGCCTAACGGTCATTTGATTACGGAACCCATCCACGTCCAGGGAGACTTCCTGGAAGATGAAAACGCAGCTTTGCAGGTCGATCGGAATTCAGAAAAAATTGAACGGACGGCTGTAGTCGATTTGCCTCGAATCATTGAAGGATCACCAGAGTTCGATCGAGAGTGGTCGTTTGTGATTGATAACGAGACCTGGTTGTTTAACGGCGTCGGTGGAAAGGAGGCCAACGTGCAAACGGTTCTTCTGAAGATTCCGGAGCACGAACAATTCACAGGAGCTAATTTCTAG